In Spirochaetota bacterium, the genomic stretch TGTTATATGATTATTAAATAAAGTGTTAGCTGCAAATTCTAAAGGTTGTCTTATAAAATTATCCATTTTATATTGATTCTTTAGGATAGCATCGGTAATTGTGATTACTAATACAGTATCTCTTGGTACCGTAGATCCTATAGGAAGACTCATAGCCACTACTTTGTTTAATTCTTTATCGCCCACTGGAATAACTTGAATACTATAAGGAATACGTTCTTGATTTAAAAGATTAACAGCCGTTTCTTTGTTTAATTGACATAGTTCAGGAACTACATACAAATCTCCACCTAAACTAATTGTAAGATTCACTTCTCGTCCTTCACGCACGGAAGATCCTGAGGCAGGATATTGTTTAATAACTTGATATTTTGGATGAGTATCATCGTAGGTAATATCAAATCTTGTTTTTAAGCGATTGGATTGAAGAATAGTGATAGCCTCGGTAATATCTATTTTCGCAACAGAAGGTACACGAACCGTAGGAATTGATATTCTTACTATAGTAAATGAGATAATAAAAATTATAAAGATAACAACTAATACAGATCCTAATGTTAAAAATAAAAATCTAACCAAACGAGGATGTTCAGCAGGATTTTCAGGAATAAAATATTCTGACCATGTTTGAGGATTACTCCATTGAATGATGAATTGTTTAGTATTTTTAAAATATATTATGAAGTTAGTTTTTATTTTTGTAAGTATAATTTCTAAATTTTCTTTATTAATTTTCATCATAAATAAATCCTCTTTGACTACTGTATTTTCATTTTAGTATAGATCCTATTTTTAATCTATTACCATTTACAAAATCTTTTCCGCTTAAGGCTTTTTTGTTTGGAGCTTGTATTATTTTTAAGGAGATACAATTTTCATAACAAGACACGATAATATTATTATTTTCGATCGCTAAGATTTCACCCTCTATGTTAGAATTTGCTAAGGGGTGTAATTCACACTCTATAATTTTAATATTCCCTAACTCTAATGGTAAAAAGATACCAGGTTTTTCTTTAAGAGCACGAAAAGCATTATATATCTCATCAGCACTCATAGAAAAATAAACAATTCCATCTTCTTTAGAGATCAATTTGGTATAAGTCGCTTCATTATGATTCTGAGGTATAGGAGTAACAATATTTGCTTGAATTTTTAAAATACTTTGCTTTAAAAGCTCAGCACCATTAAGAGTTAGTTTTTGTTCTAAGATTGTATAATTATCATCGGGATCAATATTTACCATGCTCTGATCTATAATATCACCCTCATCCATGCCTTCAGAAATAAATTGAACAGTGTTACCTGTTTGTGTAAGACCTTGCCAAAGAGCATATTGTATAGGAGC encodes the following:
- a CDS encoding PASTA domain-containing protein, whose amino-acid sequence is MMKINKENLEIILTKIKTNFIIYFKNTKQFIIQWSNPQTWSEYFIPENPAEHPRLVRFLFLTLGSVLVVIFIIFIISFTIVRISIPTVRVPSVAKIDITEAITILQSNRLKTRFDITYDDTHPKYQVIKQYPASGSSVREGREVNLTISLGGDLYVVPELCQLNKETAVNLLNQERIPYSIQVIPVGDKELNKVVAMSLPIGSTVPRDTVLVITITDAILKNQYKMDNFIRQPLEFAANTLFNNHITPIIVTVNVDSLADDGIILEQSTVEGEILMKNTSVVLKVGLYAYNQGDKEKLNWYVFHFNIPKVEGYQQQIIITNEDGTLEDSSDGEKQTAKFYKAVLEDELGRTRTLYERMGAEGSSFIRVFKAYGKAKIYVYANDDIIGSKEYGQ
- the fmt gene encoding methionyl-tRNA formyltransferase, giving the protein MKIIFFGNSQFSMVPLQKMIESFEVVAVVTAPDSVVGRGQQKSRFNPIKELALQHNIPILQPAKLKNNTNFHQELRGFNADLHIIVSYGKIIPKDLIEIPKYNTINLHSSLLPKLRGAAPIQYALWQGLTQTGNTVQFISEGMDEGDIIDQSMVNIDPDDNYTILEQKLTLNGAELLKQSILKIQANIVTPIPQNHNEATYTKLISKEDGIVYFSMSADEIYNAFRALKEKPGIFLPLELGNIKIIECELHPLANSNIEGEILAIENNNIIVSCYENCISLKIIQAPNKKALSGKDFVNGNRLKIGSILK